The window CTCCGGAACCAGGTGGTTTACAATGGTATCCAACATTAGAATTATTAAGAAAAGTTTTCGAAAAATGTAACGTTGTCGCTTTTGATATCGTTGAATTAATGGATTCTGCGTATTCAAAACCAAGCGCATTCTTAGCAGCAAAACTGTATTATAAAATGTTGGCATACTATCACATCAACAAAGACTAAAACTCTTTGGAAGCTGGTTTAACAGCAAAAGATTAAACACATAAGTCACAGGGAGTTTTAATTTGGATATGTATTTAGAGCACATAAAATTTGAAAATCTTTGATTTTCTCTTAGGTGTTCTAAATATTTTCAAAGTATTAAATTAAAACTAATGTGACTTATGTGTTAAAAATATACTTTCTAAAGTTTCAAAAATTCCGCACGAAACGGATTTTTTCTTTCAGTTTTTCTTTGGAAATTTGTGATACAAAACAAAATGAAATGTTCACACAAGAGCAAATAGATTATCAGAGAATTGCGAAGGCAATAGAATTTATTCAAAGCAATTTTAAGCTTCAACCGAATTTGGATGAAGTTGCTGAAAAAGTAAATTTAAGTCCGGCTCATTTCCAGAAAATATTTACTGATTGGGCAGGAACAAGTCCGAAGAAATTTTTACAGTTCATCAGTCTTGAGCACGCAAAAAGCCTATTAAAAGAAGAGAAAGCCAGTTTATTCGATGCTACACTAGATACAGGATTTTCAAGTACAAGCAGATTGCATGATCTGTTTATAAATATTGAAGGAATGTCGCCTGCAGAATACAAAAACGGTGGGAAAAATTTAAACATACATTATAGTTTTTCTGAAAGCCCGTTTGGAAAAATTATCACAGCTTCCACCGAAAAAGGGATCTGTTATATGGCTTTCGAAGAAGATAAAGAGAATGCGTTGAGAGATTTACAAAGTAAATTTCCCAATGCATTTTTTATTGAAAAAGACGATGAACTTCAGCAAAACGCATTGTCGATTTTCAATAAAGACTGGTCAAAACTTAATACCATTAAGCTTCATTTAAAAGGAACCGATTTCCAGCTTAAAGTTTGGGAAAGTCTGCTTAAAATTCCATTAGGGAAACTTTCGACTTATGGAAATTTAGCCAATGAAATTGGAAATCCTAAAGCTTCACGAGCAGTAGGAACAGCGATTGGAAGCAATCCGGTAGCATTTTTAATTCCTTGTCACAGAGTAATACAATCTTCAGGGAAAATTGGCGGTTATATGTGGGGAAGTGATAGAAAACAACTGATAATTGGCTGGGAAAGTTCGAAGGTTTATTCAGATTTAATTTAAAAAAAATATTCAGCTTTTGTCATTCCGTAGGAATCTCAACAGAAAAAAATATTGCGCAGATTCTTTCAGAATGACAAACTAAGCGCCTACAATAATCATTAATTTTAGTTTAATCATGAATAATTTGTTCGATGAAATCCAAGATTTTCCCATCAATATCCTTCCCAAAGACGGAGTCACAGACTATTACGGAAAGATCTTTTCTGATGAAGAATGCGAAAAATATTATCAATATTTATTCAACCAAATCCCTTGGGAAAATGATGAAGCGGTCATCTTTGGAAAACTGATTTATACCAAAAGAAAAGTCGCATGGTTTGGCGAAAAAGCATTTGAATACACTTATTCAAACCGGACAAAATATGCAAAACTTTGGACTTCGGAATTATTGCAATTAAAACAAAAATGTGAAGAGGTTTCAGGAGAAACATACAATTCATGTCTTCTCAATTTATATCACGACGGAAGCGAAGGAATGGCGTATCACAGCGATGGCGAGAAAGACCTAAAAAAATATGGAGCAATTGCATC is drawn from Chryseobacterium muglaense and contains these coding sequences:
- a CDS encoding alpha-ketoglutarate-dependent dioxygenase AlkB family protein; translation: MNNLFDEIQDFPINILPKDGVTDYYGKIFSDEECEKYYQYLFNQIPWENDEAVIFGKLIYTKRKVAWFGEKAFEYTYSNRTKYAKLWTSELLQLKQKCEEVSGETYNSCLLNLYHDGSEGMAYHSDGEKDLKKYGAIASLTFGAERKFSFKHKISKERIDISLENGSLLVMKGTTQENWLHRLPATTKVKTPRVNLTFRTIEE
- a CDS encoding bifunctional helix-turn-helix domain-containing protein/methylated-DNA--[protein]-cysteine S-methyltransferase, coding for MFTQEQIDYQRIAKAIEFIQSNFKLQPNLDEVAEKVNLSPAHFQKIFTDWAGTSPKKFLQFISLEHAKSLLKEEKASLFDATLDTGFSSTSRLHDLFINIEGMSPAEYKNGGKNLNIHYSFSESPFGKIITASTEKGICYMAFEEDKENALRDLQSKFPNAFFIEKDDELQQNALSIFNKDWSKLNTIKLHLKGTDFQLKVWESLLKIPLGKLSTYGNLANEIGNPKASRAVGTAIGSNPVAFLIPCHRVIQSSGKIGGYMWGSDRKQLIIGWESSKVYSDLI